The following coding sequences lie in one Treponema sp. OMZ 790 genomic window:
- a CDS encoding methyl-accepting chemotaxis protein, with translation MKKQKKRFSMKNKLLIVFGLLIFIAGITLSLFAIRVARRAVMEKIEIHLKDKATDTAEIIDGRIMAMFQFLEGVSRMPQILDQSVSYQTKTDILIKEAKFNPALEDLYIVDITGIQFYSNGKQEDYSKTYWFQEALKKKKIITEPYKGTYNEKIFITFSLPVYDDSNNIIGVLGADILAKQLSDQIDDIVVGQTGECYILDKSGSTVADKDFSLVETRSNAYEESKTDPALESCGLFEKMAVEMKKPSVGYFEYKSVKKIASYAKMKNTDWTVIVDAPIEEFMGTIAELRLEMIIIGLGILALSLIIIFIVAHRMIKPISLVVRALKNIAQGEGDLTVRLPLVGNDEITDLSEYFNQTISKIGSSIKTIGENSNEMTNIGTELASNMTETASAVHQISANIDGVKQQALTQSASVTETASTVEEIIRTIKQLNGSIENQAASVAESSSAIEQMVSNIASITQTLDKTNDVVKKLASATADGKETIGEANNVTQRIAEESGGLLEASNVIQHIASQTNLLAMNAAIEAAHAGEAGKGFAVVADEIRKLAEESSTQGKTITSTLKVLSGEIEALSASAKTAEEKFNAIFALSEQVKTMSQNLMDAMREQENGSKEVLSAIRDINMVTSQVNDGSAEMLKGGENVAQEMRKLDELTRIITDSMNEMASGAVQISNAVQDVNEISKKNKHSIENLSTEVGKFKV, from the coding sequence ATGAAAAAACAAAAAAAACGTTTTTCGATGAAGAATAAACTGTTAATAGTATTCGGTCTGCTGATCTTTATAGCCGGAATTACACTATCGCTTTTCGCAATACGTGTCGCACGCAGAGCTGTAATGGAAAAAATAGAAATACACCTAAAGGATAAGGCAACAGACACCGCAGAAATTATTGATGGAAGAATAATGGCAATGTTTCAATTCTTGGAAGGAGTATCACGTATGCCTCAAATTCTGGATCAATCGGTTTCTTATCAAACCAAAACAGATATACTCATCAAAGAAGCAAAATTTAACCCGGCGTTAGAAGATTTATATATTGTTGATATTACGGGTATTCAATTTTACTCTAATGGTAAACAAGAAGACTATTCAAAAACTTATTGGTTTCAAGAAGCGTTAAAAAAGAAAAAAATTATTACCGAACCTTACAAAGGAACATATAATGAAAAAATTTTTATCACATTTTCTTTACCTGTGTATGATGATAGCAATAATATAATAGGAGTATTGGGAGCAGATATTCTAGCAAAGCAACTCTCCGATCAGATTGACGACATTGTAGTAGGACAAACAGGAGAATGTTATATCTTAGATAAGTCTGGAAGTACTGTTGCCGATAAAGATTTCAGTTTAGTCGAAACACGATCAAATGCCTATGAAGAATCTAAAACCGATCCGGCTCTTGAATCTTGCGGTTTATTTGAAAAAATGGCGGTTGAAATGAAAAAGCCTTCAGTAGGATATTTTGAATACAAGAGTGTAAAAAAAATAGCTTCGTATGCAAAGATGAAAAATACTGACTGGACAGTAATCGTTGATGCCCCCATAGAAGAATTCATGGGAACAATTGCTGAACTAAGGCTTGAAATGATTATAATAGGCTTAGGCATTTTGGCTTTAAGTTTGATTATTATTTTTATTGTTGCACACCGCATGATAAAGCCTATAAGCCTTGTAGTACGCGCACTCAAAAACATAGCTCAAGGCGAAGGAGATTTAACCGTCCGTCTTCCCTTAGTCGGTAATGATGAGATAACCGACTTGTCTGAATATTTTAATCAGACAATTAGCAAAATCGGATCTTCCATTAAAACAATAGGAGAAAACAGCAACGAAATGACCAACATCGGTACAGAGCTTGCAAGCAATATGACCGAAACTGCCAGTGCTGTTCATCAAATAAGCGCCAACATTGACGGTGTAAAGCAACAAGCTCTTACCCAGTCTGCAAGTGTAACTGAAACGGCATCCACAGTTGAAGAAATTATCCGCACCATAAAGCAGCTTAACGGAAGTATCGAAAACCAAGCCGCATCAGTTGCAGAATCTTCTTCAGCTATCGAACAAATGGTAAGCAATATAGCTTCAATTACTCAAACTTTGGATAAAACAAATGATGTAGTAAAAAAACTTGCTTCAGCCACTGCTGACGGAAAAGAAACGATTGGCGAAGCAAATAATGTTACTCAACGCATAGCAGAAGAATCAGGCGGACTTTTGGAAGCCTCAAATGTTATTCAGCACATTGCAAGCCAAACAAACCTTTTAGCAATGAACGCCGCAATTGAAGCCGCACACGCAGGCGAAGCGGGCAAGGGTTTTGCCGTTGTCGCCGATGAAATCAGGAAACTCGCAGAAGAATCCAGTACTCAAGGCAAAACTATCACCTCAACACTAAAAGTACTGTCGGGTGAGATTGAAGCCTTGTCAGCGTCCGCAAAAACGGCAGAAGAAAAGTTCAACGCCATCTTCGCCCTTTCGGAACAAGTAAAAACTATGAGCCAAAACCTGATGGACGCTATGCGGGAACAGGAAAACGGAAGCAAGGAAGTTTTAAGCGCAATCCGCGACATAAATATGGTAACAAGCCAAGTAAACGACGGTTCTGCTGAAATGCTCAAAGGCGGCGAGAATGTGGCACAAGAAATGCGCAAACTTGACGAACTTACCCGAATCATCACCGACAGTATGAACGAGATGGCTTCGGGAGCCGTGCAAATCAGCAACGCCGTCCAAGATGTAAACGAGATTAGCAAAAAAAATAAACACAGCATAGAAAATCTGTCAACAGAAGTCGGAAAGTTTAAAGTTTAG